The genomic segment CTGTCAGTTTGTCCAGACTCAGGTCCCCGCCATCGGATTCTCCTCCTGCGACTCCTTCCTCAGGGTCACTGTCTCCACTGTAGGCTGCCACCAGTCCACACTAACCCACAAACACAGAGCGAACATCCCATAAAAACCAGATAACTCGGAGGCCACACCTAATGAAACTCCAGAAAGAAGAAATACCTTGGAAGAACTGGCAGAGCTTATAGGAAGTGCTTCCTCTTCAGCGCATCTCGCAACCTCTTGCATGAGTCTGTCTAGACCTACCTGCTAAAGAatcattcaacatttttatcgACCTTTGTCAAATATTACCCGCTTGGACGTTTACTTGTTGAATCTTATGACATACCTTCTTCTCAAACAATGTGTATCCagcatcagctgctgctgcctccttcctctcttcttGGCTGATGGGCTGAAAGCTacttttgaagttttctttctgcttaTTGAGACTTTTAGCCCACCGTTCCATGTCTTTAgcaatctgaaatatttaaaaatcaaagtttaaaaacaaaaacagtaataaaacaGATAAAGCTAAACAGAACAGATAAAAAGTGCCTTAAAGTGGGATTTGCAAAAATACCTGCTGTGCAGTCTTGCTCtttggtttctcttttttctctttaggcTCCTTGTTGCCTCCCGCTGAGccatttgctgttttatcaTTCTGCCCAGGGTTTATGTTGCCAGAGGCCGGTACATATGTCTGTTTCTCACTATCCCAGTACAGGTACTGCTGAGTCTGAGTGTTGTAATAATACTGAAACATAAAGCAGTGATGTACAGAATCAAAACATTATGAAATCTCTCCAACCAAACTGGCTGATATTAAGGATTTTGTGCTACTTACTTGTGAATTTGGGTCGTAGTAAAGGCCAGTCTGAGGGTCGTAATAATAGCCAGAAGACTCATCATATTGATAGGTAGATGTATCAGGAACAGAACCTGTTGATTATGGAAACATCAAGTTAATACTTGTTAACAGAATCCTGGTAAGCGCATTAAAAAGTTGTGATAGAACCGGTTTAGGATATTTAGGTTATTACTGCTGTATAAGACACTAACAAAAAGTCCTAGAAATTAAAGAGTCATCAGAAAACCTTCAGCTTGATCTACCTTGACTGGTGACTAGTGGACTTAGTTTACCATCTTCAGTATCGCTGAGGCAATAAGAAGTCAGAGAAGGTACTTATAGGAAGCTATGTTTTCTACAACacattaagacatttttgttgttaaatggGGGTCAAACAGATAAGATTGGGTCACTACTGGCATTTACTGATAAGACGCTAAAACCCTGTTTTCCATCAGCTGCTTtatcacacagtgtgacatcctCTCGGTTGCTAACATGAATATTCAAAGCAGGAAGGCTATAAACAAGTATTATAAATAGCTGTATCTTTTCTATCAATACTTCAAAGAGTAAAGTCAGAATCAGCTTAAGTTTGCATTCAACTCTGGTCAGGGCCTCCATCTGCTAGATCAATTAAACCTACCAAAACCTATTTAAAGGAGCTCAAATTTTCCTGAAATcgcaattttaaaaagtaaaataaaaagtcagattgtaccattacaaaaaaaaaagtaaagcaacaCATTTGTCCATACCACTGGTGGACTCCCCCGCTGGTCCAGCAGCTGGTATTGCACTGGCTCCATTAACCTGGGCAGCAGCTACAGCCAAGGCAGGCAGAGCTACAGATTCAACAGCTGCAAGTCCTGGCTGAGGTTTTGCATCCAGTTGCTGGGCAAGAGGCAATGCCTGGAATTAAGAGTTTAGGGTTTTTTTAGAGGTTGATATTGTTTTTCAACTTTATGTAATTCATTACAACCAATAACATTACCTGTACAGCAGGTGGCGCAATGATATGTGGTTGGTAGACTTGTGGACTCTGTGATAtcacaacagcagcaggaacCAGCTTTACACCTGGAGCAGCTAagaccacacaaaaaaaaatccaattattaCAGCATTCTGAGTAACTAAAGCTTTAAAGTGAAGTAGAGAAGTAGTGTGTTGCTGTGGTATGTGTACAAAAGATGtcctgtaatttttaaatgtgtcccTGTTCTACCAcagctgaaacaaacatttacttcCACAACTCTGCAAAACTTCATAACATGCTGAGGAGAACATTCATCCATTTGAATCAGcagaattaaaacaacaacatatttaaaatatgcaggaCAGCAGCTTTTGAAGAGTTTAGTTAAATAGTCCTGTTCTACATAAAGTAACAGATTCAGTCTAATTGTGAAAAAATGGAATACTACAATTAAGacaaaagttaaaacattaCACATTTATATGatctaatgtgaaaaaaaggcaatttacCTCCTAGGATTCCATTTCCCTGACAAGTACTGGCTGCTGTTCCTTGATGATAATATGTCTGGTAGTCCTGTAAAACATCCAAAGCAAATGTTAATGTATAACTTACACATATGACATTCCCATTAATCTTAGACTCCTACAAATAAACTCTTTTCTACATATATAAGTGTATTTTTACTCCAAACATTTGGCACTGAATGTACTTCGTTGAACTAACCTGTGACAGAGGAGCGTAACCTTCCTGCAGACAGGCATACTCTGACATCCCGTCTGAGCTCTGCTGTGGCTGGAAGGTGGAAGACAGATCATTAGTGTATGATCgcaacagctgcagaaaaaataacaagGAACTCTGAGAAAAATGGGCCAACCTGAGCTGAGGACCACTGTGCTGCTGCAATGGCTGTGCTGGCCACAGAAAAAGCACTGACACGATTCCCATCAGGCAATAAGAGGTCCCTAGTTGAGACAAAAGGTTAATTACTTTGTGTTCAACAAAAGTGGTAGTTCCATAAATACAACTAAATGCCTTTTAATGCATTACAGAGATGACTCACTTTCTAGCACTCTTAGCATAATCCACCCCGATTGTTTTCCCATCCAGTTTCAGTGGAGGTTGCAAACCTTGTAAGATGGTTAGCAGCTGGGAAGCTTCCTGCAAAAAGTTGAgatatcaaatttaaaatggtACCTTTAGACCACTGGGTTGtgatttgttttgataaataattCGATATGTATCCAAGGTTGTTTTACCAGAGGGGAGGACAGCTGAACAAAAGCAAAGCCTCTGTTCTGGCCCGTTTGCTTGTCCTTAATAAGGCGAATGTTATTGGCTGACAAATTGGCGTATGGTGCCAGCGCTGTCAAAATGGCGTCCACCGTGGTCAGAGGAGCAATGTTTCTCAAGATGATTGCTGTAAAAGATGACAAGGATTCACGTTAAGAAAAGCCAATCGTGGATAATCGTTTTAGCTTTTGGATCTGGAACAACAAAAGCTCTTACTGTCTCCATAGAAATCACCAGTGGGCTGAAGTTCAGGGAGCCCAGATGCATTGCCCGCTTCACCGTCTGTTAGGAgaatcagagaaataaaaacggCATGAACATAACCTTTaatgatgatttaaaataacattaaaaaatgatgTGCTAAAAACCTGATGTTTTCagcctaaaaaaaatataaattacaccATGAGGGTCAAAAATTTAAGGGAGCTAATACTAATACTTCAAGGATTACTTTGAAATATTGGACTTCCTTTCTCATTTGTGATAGATCGTAAGCAGTGATCTATCACTGCTTACGATGGTTAATTGTCTAAACccaatttaaaagtgaaaatacttttaagattGTACAGTTACTGTAATAGATGTTGTGCTAAACCTCAACACTTTCAGCCCAGGCTGTGCGGATGTCTGCAGTGGTTGGCCTCCTGCTGATTCAACTACTTACCAGCTTTAGCTGCTCCACACCTGAAGCACTTCAATCGCCTCCGGAAATTGTACAGGCCACACTGCAAGTAACCgttcaaatcatttttattaaaaacagctaCTAAAGCCCGGAACAGAGCTGCCGCAGACAAAAGGAGGTCTACTTTGACGCTAAACCAACCTGAGACACAACTTGAGCTTTAACAATTGTACCAGTGCAGAAAATATTGGATTGGACTGAACAATGGTCAAAATCCAGAGTTTACTTACAGTGTTGCAGAGCCAGTCTTCATACTTGTTCCTAGGGTGACTGTAGTGCATGTCCACAACTTTGCCTTGGATGACCAGAAGTTTctgaaagaggaaacaaaaatcaCTCAAGAGTTCATGGTGGACTAATATCTAATCAATTGGGGCAAGCAGTGTTGGAAGGGAGAGAATGGGGAGAGGGACCCCCAACAGACAGCCTTTGAGTTAAAGACAGGCACATGATGTATAAGTGAGCATGATGTAAAGAAGTTTCTTTAGGTGTTTGGGACCCGCGTGCCCAGACTAGGCTGGAGCAGAATGTATAATGTGATCCTAATAGACACAGCtgacagcttaaaaaaaagacagaaaaagaaaaaaaaaacatgagcttttccatttaaaaaatgaaaacatttaaaattcccATCTACTGAGGACTTGGGCGTAAAAAAAGATAACACTTAAGTCATCAAATGGACACCaagatttaaactaaaaaaacaaaaaggtgtgCTCATAATCTTAAATACAGAGCTCACAAAATGTGTCTGCTGTTTAGTATCAATGCTAATAGTAAAACTAAACACTTTGTTAATGTAAGAAGGTttcagatcaaaaacaaatagacATCTCTGGTTATATTTAAGTCAAACTGTTTTGATGTGTGGTATTCATTCTATGAGTTATTTTCCTACAGTTTCCACACTTCATATTCAACACATTCTGGTTGCCTTTAGAGTCAATTCTCCAGATCCCCAAGATTAAAACTAGACTTGGCGATTGTGAAGCAACCTGATTGGTCTCCATCCATCTGGTAGCATCTTGCAAGTGATAAAAGTCCACGAAGGCGAAACCACGGCTTATACCTAGAGACAGCATTCAAATATAGACGGGAGGTGTGTTAGTTAAGAGTCCATGGGCATATTATTCAAAGTCTTCCACAAACTGCTTCACGACCCAGGCCAAGTTTGGTACACAAAAGGCCACTCCTTAGGAGTTTTACCATAGCAAGAAATCCTGCTGAATACCACACTCTTAGAGTGGGTCAGTCAACTGACTTCAATAACTAGTAATGCCGTACTTACCTTGAACAGATCCACAAAGTACTGAAACAGTAAGTCTTGCATCAAAAGTTTTACATCTGTTTGTGTCACACATCTCTCTCCTATGTGCTATGGGAAAATGGGTCTGAATGGAAGCAGATTGGCCCTATGGTCAAAGCCTGGGGGTGGGGAGTTAAGGGTCCGGGGTTCCTCTGGTTCTCACCTGTTCTCTTTTTCATCAGTCTGACATCTATGGGCTGGGGTCCCTCCAGTTGGTCAATGGCAAAACGAAtctaaattatacaaaaaagtacaatttaCATAAGGATTCACTGTatcttaataaacatttatttactcaaACTAAATATGCAAAACTGATATTCAAAATCACTTACATCCTCCTCAGTAGTGTGAGAAGATAACCCCCCAAGCATGATGGTCTTACTCTTCCTGTCATCCCCCGGTTCTCGTCTGTAATCCTGCTCTTGATAGTCACCGTCTGAGTGATAACCATCTTCTGATCGATCACTGTTCCGCcgtttcctctctctctgcttcaaAACAAAGCCTTAAAGTTTAATATTAGCAACCAAAATAAGAACACAAATATGCAGGTATTTGAGCTCTTACCTCAGGGCTGTCTCGTGGTCCTCTACGGTCTCCATCATAACGATCACGCCTCTCTTCACTCCAGCGCCTGGAGTTGTGATCACGCTCTTGGTCTCTGTCCCGTCTGTCTCGCCAGTCTGGATCATCACGGGATTGCTCTGAACCGTATCTACCACTACGCTCAGTCCGACTGATCCTGTaagacagcagaaaaaaacatcattacaACAATCTACATGActattataataaattaattcatatcaaaacaaaatgctttaatAAAACTACTGTTTTCCATCATTTAAACCATAATTTGTGTGTCAACAGTCTCCAGCAAGTTTaaggaaacacaaaacattgaTAATCACACATTGCTAGATTTACACCATGGTTCTTTACATGAAAGTGGCCATTAGTCAAGcagtaatataaaaatatggtGGTAGAGCTTACTAAGAAGTTTATGTTTTCTTATGTTTCCACCGACACAAGACCCTCACTCAGACCTCAGAAAAGCTGAACCGCCCCAGCTGCAGTTTACCGACAGATCAGAGGAAGGAACTGTTTTTATCAGGAGCTTGGCTCAGGCTCATGGGGAACAACAATCATTCAAAACAATGTAAGTACAGTCATTGCACTGCTTAGAGCAAACTATTTCCCCCTTAACCAGAAACAGTTCTTTAACAATCACATGCTAGCACTTTAGACTAAAAGATGTTTAGCACACATTGTGTGTATAGCTATATGTCAACCACACTCATTTCCACTTCTTTGATATACTTGATTTTTGTGTGGACATTGTCAGCTTGACCTGTGATTTATCAAAGACCAGGAGCAGCAGGCTTGTCTTTGCAGGGTTATGCAACCACATTTAACCTTTTTATGTGTATAAAGACTCTTGCATTATCTGATTGGATGTAAATACAGAGTTTACAACTAACACAGTAGCTCAACTTATGGGTGTTCTATGGCATCTGGTACTTCTGTCATTTTTTACATTCAACTCGATTTTGGTGGTGGCTGGTGATTGGTGGAAAACAATGAATCCCTACAACATCAGCAACACATATGACTTAAGAATTATAGTAGTGCACATCTTTTAATTTCTGACCAGTATTTACATGCATTTCATTGAACGTTCAGCAATTAATTTCAAACTAGGCCTCGACATTAAAGAGGTCTTAGCTGaaggagattttaaaaaatacatctatttcagATAATGAGAGGAAATGAATCTTGGCTGACCTAgcatatcaaaaataatttccttacGAGGTAAAAATGTTAGCATTGACGCCCTTCGCTGCTAGAACAAGGACATACCTTTTTCCGCTTTACTACTGATGTAACTTCGGCACCATTTTACAATTGAGCTTATCGTGAACGGTCGTTCTCTAGAATACAAACACTGAATCCCATCTATGTTTTAATACCACTGAACATAAGAAGAGCTTTCGGTTGAGGCTTACCTCTTATCAGCACCCATTTTCTTAACGGACTCTTCGCTCCTGCAAAATCTACAGGAAAGAAAGAACCTTCAGTTTACTCATTGTTCCCTTCCCACAACCTGTCTAGatattttttagttaatttaaaacacattcattcaCAAACGCATTTGTTTTCAAGTTAAATGAATGCAGGGAAACCATGGTAAAACATAACATGGAGCCCGAATGTTTGTTGGGAAAGGACAAAAAACAACGACGTCA from the Xiphophorus maculatus strain JP 163 A chromosome 20, X_maculatus-5.0-male, whole genome shotgun sequence genome contains:
- the rbm5 gene encoding RNA-binding protein 5 isoform X2: MGADKRISRTERSGRYGSEQSRDDPDWRDRRDRDQERDHNSRRWSEERRDRYDGDRRGPRDSPERERKRRNSDRSEDGYHSDGDYQEQDYRREPGDDRKSKTIMLGGLSSHTTEEDIRFAIDQLEGPQPIDVRLMKKRTGISRGFAFVDFYHLQDATRWMETNQKLLVIQGKVVDMHYSHPRNKYEDWLCNTCGLYNFRRRLKCFRCGAAKADGEAGNASGLPELQPTGDFYGDTIILRNIAPLTTVDAILTALAPYANLSANNIRLIKDKQTGQNRGFAFVQLSSPLEASQLLTILQGLQPPLKLDGKTIGVDYAKSARKDLLLPDGNRVSAFSVASTAIAAAQWSSAQPQQSSDGMSEYACLQEGYAPLSQDYQTYYHQGTAASTCQGNGILGAAPGVKLVPAAVVISQSPQVYQPHIIAPPAVQALPLAQQLDAKPQPGLAAVESVALPALAVAAAQVNGASAIPAAGPAGESTSGSVPDTSTYQYDESSGYYYDPQTGLYYDPNSQYYYNTQTQQYLYWDSEKQTYVPASGNINPGQNDKTANGSAGGNKEPKEKKEKPKSKTAQQIAKDMERWAKSLNKQKENFKSSFQPISQEERKEAAAADAGYTLFEKKQVGLDRLMQEVARCAEEEALPISSASSSKCGLVAAYSGDSDPEEGVAGGESDGGDLSLDKLTDWKKMACLLCRRQFPNKEGLVRHQQLSDLHKKNLEVLRRSKMSEAELEELERKETEQKYRDRAAERREKYGIPEPPVPKKKKFNQPAPVVNYEQPTKDGLTSDNIGNKMLQAMGWKEGKGLGRNQQGITAPIEAQLRTKGAGLGTKGTNYTLSASDTYKDAVRKAMFARFTELE
- the rbm5 gene encoding RNA-binding protein 5 isoform X1, with protein sequence MGADKRISRTERSGRYGSEQSRDDPDWRDRRDRDQERDHNSRRWSEERRDRYDGDRRGPRDSPEQRERKRRNSDRSEDGYHSDGDYQEQDYRREPGDDRKSKTIMLGGLSSHTTEEDIRFAIDQLEGPQPIDVRLMKKRTGISRGFAFVDFYHLQDATRWMETNQKLLVIQGKVVDMHYSHPRNKYEDWLCNTCGLYNFRRRLKCFRCGAAKADGEAGNASGLPELQPTGDFYGDTIILRNIAPLTTVDAILTALAPYANLSANNIRLIKDKQTGQNRGFAFVQLSSPLEASQLLTILQGLQPPLKLDGKTIGVDYAKSARKDLLLPDGNRVSAFSVASTAIAAAQWSSAQPQQSSDGMSEYACLQEGYAPLSQDYQTYYHQGTAASTCQGNGILGAAPGVKLVPAAVVISQSPQVYQPHIIAPPAVQALPLAQQLDAKPQPGLAAVESVALPALAVAAAQVNGASAIPAAGPAGESTSGSVPDTSTYQYDESSGYYYDPQTGLYYDPNSQYYYNTQTQQYLYWDSEKQTYVPASGNINPGQNDKTANGSAGGNKEPKEKKEKPKSKTAQQIAKDMERWAKSLNKQKENFKSSFQPISQEERKEAAAADAGYTLFEKKQVGLDRLMQEVARCAEEEALPISSASSSKCGLVAAYSGDSDPEEGVAGGESDGGDLSLDKLTDWKKMACLLCRRQFPNKEGLVRHQQLSDLHKKNLEVLRRSKMSEAELEELERKETEQKYRDRAAERREKYGIPEPPVPKKKKFNQPAPVVNYEQPTKDGLTSDNIGNKMLQAMGWKEGKGLGRNQQGITAPIEAQLRTKGAGLGTKGTNYTLSASDTYKDAVRKAMFARFTELE
- the rbm5 gene encoding RNA-binding protein 5 isoform X3, which gives rise to MGADKRISRTERSGRYGSEQSRDDPDWRDRRDRDQERDHNSRRWSEERRDRYDGDRRGPRDSPEQRERKRRNSDRSEDGYHSDGDYQEQDYRREPGDDRKSKTIMLGGLSSHTTEEDIRFAIDQLEGPQPIDVRLMKKRTGISRGFAFVDFYHLQDATRWMETNQKLLVIQGKVVDMHYSHPRNKYEDWLCNTCGLYNFRRRLKCFRCGAAKADGEAGNASGLPELQPTGDFYGDTIILRNIAPLTTVDAILTALAPYANLSANNIRLIKDKQTGQNRGFAFVQLSSPLEASQLLTILQGLQPPLKLDGKTIGVDYAKSARKDLLLPDGNRVSAFSVASTAIAAAQWSSAQPQQSSDGMSEYACLQEGYAPLSQDYQTYYHQGTAASTCQGNGILGAAPGVKLVPAAVVISQSPQVYQPHIIAPPAVQALPLAQQLDAKPQPGLAAVESVALPALAVAAAQVNGASAIPAAGPAGESTSGSVPDTSTYQYDESSGYYYDPQTGLYYDPNSQYYYNTQTQQYLYWDSEKQTYVPASGNINPGQNDKTANGSAGGNKEPKEKKEKPKSKTAQQIAKDMERWAKSLNKQKENFKSSFQPISQEERKEAAAADAGYTLFEKKVGLDRLMQEVARCAEEEALPISSASSSKCGLVAAYSGDSDPEEGVAGGESDGGDLSLDKLTDWKKMACLLCRRQFPNKEGLVRHQQLSDLHKKNLEVLRRSKMSEAELEELERKETEQKYRDRAAERREKYGIPEPPVPKKKKFNQPAPVVNYEQPTKDGLTSDNIGNKMLQAMGWKEGKGLGRNQQGITAPIEAQLRTKGAGLGTKGTNYTLSASDTYKDAVRKAMFARFTELE